From the Maioricimonas rarisocia genome, one window contains:
- the glgA gene encoding glycogen synthase GlgA: MRIAVTSSEAVPFAKTGGLADVATGLSRALAAADHEVTLIVPYYPRHVPVDLPCPEIGTTVTVRVGQKVVEAGLRRAELPDSRLRVILVDQPMYFDRPGLYTQQGHDYPDNCERFVFFSRAVLETCVRLDLRPDVIHANDWQTSLLPLLLEVDYRHQSGLKSAGTVLTIHNLAFQGRFWKWDMLLTGLDWKHFNWRQLEFWGDINLLKSGIVTADMITTVSPTYAREICTTEFGCGLETALSHRGEDLVGILNGVDTDVWNPACDHRLARQYSISNVADGKAVCKTDLQRELGLPARHDAPLFGMISRMTEQKGFDLIAATAERHLQHDLQMVFLGTGQSHYENLVRDLASRYPDKVAAFVGFDEGLAHRIEAGADCYFMPSRFEPCGLNQMYSLIYGTVPVVNAVGGLADSVVDATPEAIADGSGNGFVLSEYSTEALIAQVDRAVDLYHDTPTWQQIVRNGMGRDWSWNQSAARYVDVYRRAHGRHAVPIARHADS, from the coding sequence ATGCGAATTGCCGTAACCAGCTCGGAGGCGGTGCCGTTCGCCAAAACGGGCGGCCTTGCCGACGTGGCAACCGGGCTGTCGCGCGCTCTCGCGGCAGCCGATCACGAAGTGACGCTGATCGTGCCGTACTATCCCCGGCACGTCCCGGTCGACCTCCCCTGCCCCGAGATCGGCACCACTGTCACGGTCCGCGTCGGTCAGAAGGTGGTCGAAGCGGGGCTCCGCCGGGCCGAGCTGCCCGACAGCCGACTGCGGGTGATCCTGGTCGATCAGCCGATGTACTTCGATCGCCCCGGGCTGTATACGCAACAGGGGCACGACTATCCGGACAACTGCGAGCGGTTCGTCTTCTTTTCTCGAGCCGTGCTGGAGACGTGCGTCCGACTCGACCTGCGACCGGACGTGATCCATGCCAACGACTGGCAGACGTCGCTGCTGCCGCTTCTGCTCGAAGTCGACTACCGGCACCAGTCCGGACTGAAGTCGGCCGGAACCGTCCTGACGATTCACAATCTCGCGTTCCAGGGGCGGTTCTGGAAGTGGGACATGCTGCTGACGGGGCTGGACTGGAAGCATTTCAACTGGCGGCAGCTCGAATTCTGGGGCGACATCAACCTGCTCAAGAGCGGGATTGTCACCGCCGACATGATCACTACCGTCAGCCCGACGTACGCGCGGGAGATCTGCACGACGGAGTTCGGCTGCGGACTGGAGACCGCCCTGTCCCATCGGGGCGAGGACCTGGTCGGGATCCTGAATGGTGTCGATACCGACGTGTGGAACCCGGCCTGCGACCACCGGCTGGCCCGCCAGTATTCGATCAGCAACGTGGCCGATGGGAAAGCAGTCTGCAAGACGGACCTGCAGCGCGAACTGGGACTGCCCGCCCGTCACGACGCACCGTTGTTCGGCATGATTTCGCGAATGACCGAGCAGAAAGGGTTTGACCTGATCGCCGCCACCGCGGAGCGGCACCTGCAGCATGACCTGCAGATGGTGTTTCTGGGGACCGGCCAGTCGCACTACGAGAACCTCGTCCGCGACCTGGCAAGTCGCTATCCTGACAAGGTGGCCGCGTTTGTCGGGTTTGACGAAGGACTGGCGCACCGGATCGAGGCCGGAGCCGACTGCTATTTCATGCCCAGCCGCTTCGAACCTTGCGGGCTGAACCAGATGTACAGTCTGATTTACGGAACTGTGCCGGTCGTCAACGCCGTGGGCGGACTGGCCGATTCGGTGGTCGACGCGACGCCGGAAGCGATCGCGGACGGCAGCGGCAACGGCTTCGTGCTCTCGGAGTACTCAACCGAAGCGTTGATCGCTCAGGTCGATCGGGCCGTCGACCTGTACCACGACACACCCACCTGGCAGCAGATTGTCCGCAACGGCATGGGGCGGGACTGGTCGTGGAACCAGAGCGCCGCCCGCTACGTCGATGTCTACCGCCGCGCTCACGGCCGCCATGCTGTCCCGATCGCCCGGCACGCGGACAGCTGA
- a CDS encoding helix-turn-helix domain-containing protein produces MRTIFTTGQVAKICKVAPRTVSKWFDSGRLRGYRIPGSQDRRIPREHLIRFLKEHGMPLGELEDEAMGKILLVGVDTQVQNGLREILPAEDFKLELAQSGFEAGIQAESLHPDCVVVDFAMGRNEALMIAQNLRKNGDYTDTVLIALLSDEDTASGFDRTIFNETFRKPFDSALLGERVRTLVSRKKQLV; encoded by the coding sequence ATGAGGACGATCTTCACTACTGGTCAAGTAGCCAAGATCTGTAAAGTGGCACCCCGCACCGTCAGCAAATGGTTCGATTCCGGCCGCCTCCGTGGCTACCGTATCCCGGGCTCGCAGGATCGTCGGATCCCTCGCGAGCACCTGATTCGGTTCCTCAAGGAGCATGGCATGCCCCTGGGCGAGCTGGAAGACGAAGCCATGGGCAAAATCCTGCTCGTGGGTGTCGATACCCAGGTGCAGAACGGTCTGCGGGAAATCCTGCCTGCTGAAGACTTCAAGCTCGAACTCGCTCAGAGCGGATTCGAAGCCGGTATTCAGGCCGAGTCCCTGCATCCCGACTGTGTTGTGGTCGATTTCGCCATGGGCCGTAACGAAGCCCTGATGATCGCCCAGAACCTGCGGAAGAACGGCGACTACACCGACACCGTCCTGATCGCCCTGCTGAGCGATGAGGATACTGCCAGCGGCTTCGACCGGACCATTTTCAACGAAACGTTCCGCAAGCCGTTTGATTCGGCTCTGCTGGGCGAACGCGTGCGGACGCTTGTCAGCCGCAAGAAGCAGTTGGTCTGA
- a CDS encoding ArnT family glycosyltransferase codes for MSGSTRPADAERTSPSASAVFFWPPLVIALLAACAVIATLDAGGEVPALAQGPGLTLDEPFNVVDSVMLVDGLMGYGIGVLDPRSWLEVFGDPGYNSDHPPLGRLLIGLGHLVGQALFGPVDAPTPFSTTCARLAPALAYAVTVFLTGWCTGRWFGRTAGTVASLALLLMPRVFAHAHIASLETFMSLIFAGGIFYVADRWATRTTGPTWPQVGLGGFLWGLALLTKIQAVVLTIPIGLWALAMWRLRILPRLVVLAAVGVAVFFAGWPWLWLDPVGHLQEYVSKAAERAILYCVYFGERYADRDVPWHYPFVMFDLTVPVGLHLLGVAGIFGRAGDDAVARSRVWLLLLTVLCTLLFFALPGITVYDGVRLFLVVAPVWAVLIGRGAALLLEWLTGRTRPAVAYGLLAILLAAQGWGLVVMHPVQLSYYNLLAGGTRGAAAMGMELTYWGDSLTRSFLSDVAESVPAGSVIDVAPVLHPSYLVFLEMQPALQQTKDGRDGRRKLRAYDDVNRDEIRYAIVFRRRADPWASLEHPPKNAQLLAELRRGGVQLAALYEFTPADHVGRGE; via the coding sequence ATGAGCGGCTCGACTCGACCAGCCGACGCGGAACGCACCTCGCCTTCCGCGTCGGCTGTTTTCTTTTGGCCACCGCTGGTCATCGCACTCCTGGCCGCCTGTGCCGTCATCGCAACGCTGGATGCCGGCGGCGAAGTCCCCGCGCTCGCTCAGGGGCCCGGCCTGACGCTCGACGAACCGTTTAACGTCGTCGACAGTGTGATGCTTGTCGATGGCCTGATGGGCTACGGCATCGGGGTCCTCGATCCCCGCAGCTGGCTCGAGGTGTTCGGCGACCCGGGCTACAACTCCGATCATCCGCCGCTCGGGCGATTGCTGATCGGCCTGGGGCACCTCGTCGGCCAGGCGCTGTTCGGCCCCGTCGATGCGCCGACTCCCTTCTCCACAACCTGCGCCCGGCTGGCCCCGGCACTTGCCTATGCGGTAACCGTCTTTCTGACCGGATGGTGCACGGGACGGTGGTTCGGTCGTACGGCCGGCACCGTTGCCTCACTCGCGCTGCTCCTTATGCCGCGGGTGTTCGCGCATGCTCATATCGCCTCCCTCGAAACGTTCATGAGTCTCATCTTCGCGGGGGGCATCTTCTACGTGGCAGACCGCTGGGCGACGCGTACGACCGGGCCGACGTGGCCGCAGGTCGGCCTCGGCGGATTTCTGTGGGGACTGGCCCTGCTCACCAAAATTCAGGCGGTCGTGCTGACGATCCCCATCGGCCTGTGGGCCCTGGCGATGTGGCGGTTGCGGATCCTCCCGCGGCTTGTCGTACTTGCCGCGGTCGGCGTGGCCGTCTTCTTTGCCGGCTGGCCCTGGTTGTGGCTGGATCCTGTCGGGCATCTGCAGGAGTATGTCAGCAAGGCGGCCGAGCGGGCGATCCTGTACTGCGTGTACTTTGGCGAGCGGTACGCCGACCGCGATGTGCCCTGGCACTATCCGTTCGTGATGTTCGACCTGACCGTGCCGGTCGGCCTGCATCTGCTTGGCGTCGCGGGCATCTTCGGACGGGCCGGCGATGACGCCGTGGCACGGTCACGCGTCTGGCTCCTGCTGCTGACCGTCCTCTGTACCCTGCTGTTCTTCGCTCTGCCGGGAATCACCGTCTACGATGGCGTGCGGCTGTTTCTGGTGGTCGCCCCTGTCTGGGCGGTGCTCATTGGCCGGGGAGCGGCGCTTCTTCTCGAGTGGCTTACAGGTCGCACCAGGCCGGCCGTTGCGTATGGCCTGCTGGCGATCCTGCTGGCAGCGCAGGGGTGGGGGCTGGTCGTCATGCACCCGGTTCAGCTGAGCTACTACAACCTGCTCGCGGGGGGGACGCGCGGGGCAGCCGCGATGGGGATGGAGCTGACGTACTGGGGGGACAGCCTGACGCGATCGTTCCTCAGCGACGTGGCCGAGTCGGTGCCGGCGGGGAGTGTCATTGACGTCGCGCCGGTCCTGCACCCCTCGTATCTCGTCTTTCTCGAAATGCAGCCGGCATTGCAGCAGACGAAGGACGGCAGGGACGGGCGTCGGAAGCTGCGGGCGTATGACGACGTGAACCGGGACGAAATCCGGTATGCAATCGTGTTCCGGCGTCGGGCCGACCCGTGGGCCAGCCTCGAGCATCCACCAAAGAACGCGCAACTGCTCGCCGAGCTGCGACGGGGGGGCGTTCAACTCGCTGCGCTCTACGAGTTCACTCCTGCCGATCACGTTGGCCGCGGGGAATGA
- a CDS encoding glycoside hydrolase family 57 protein translates to MNSASLALMWHQHQPYYPDDVSGENPMPWVRLHGTKDYIGMAMHIKEVPEFRCTINLVPSLLVQIRRYTEEGASDRHLDVSRAPAEGLSEIDALYLLDHFFMANVDCMIRPYPRYYELYLRRGFGTDKADRALPRYSSRDIRDLQVWSNLTWMHPLLFEEDAELAAFRDKGQGWSEEEKQWLLDYQRDVLARVIPLHRELSEGGQVELTTTPFYHPILPLLWNKRSAREAMTGCDLPRYLDSYADDAKIHLERAIEYHTELFGAPPRGMWPSEGSVSHDIISAMTDVGIEWIATDEEILSHSTDGFVARDGQGHLSHPEMLYRPWHVEDGGKSLQMVFRDHGLSDLIGFHYQRNDPVWAAEDMLGRVASIGQAVTGQSSNRPALVPIILDGENCWEYYRDGGVQFLRHLYRKAVEHKQISPVCIGDYLTEHPSRDRISRLFAGSWINHDFYIWIGHQEDRDAWDLLHETREFLQQLERESPPSKEILQQAWREIFIAEGSDWFWWFGDDHSSAQDSLFDELFRKHLRNVYTLTGHHPPASLQRPIMHVEKRVRHTMPRGFCSAKVDGRATYFEWIDAGRYEVGSERGTMTQVSEGIVRDLWFGFDAETFMLRLDTEHVAADELSKIDELRVRFLEPPDVEVRVTGFASRELKAVTYRDGKPVKSCCPQAAVDAVFECAVTFQELGLHVSEPVHLFVELFAGGQSTERIPGEGAIEFTVPTPDFEMYMWQA, encoded by the coding sequence ATGAACTCTGCTTCGCTTGCCCTGATGTGGCACCAGCACCAGCCCTACTACCCGGACGACGTGTCCGGTGAGAATCCCATGCCCTGGGTCCGCCTGCACGGAACCAAGGACTACATCGGCATGGCGATGCACATCAAGGAGGTGCCGGAGTTCCGCTGTACGATCAACCTCGTCCCCAGTCTGCTCGTGCAGATTCGCCGGTACACCGAGGAGGGAGCGAGCGACCGTCACCTCGATGTTTCACGCGCCCCGGCCGAAGGCCTTTCCGAGATCGATGCGCTGTATTTGCTCGATCACTTTTTCATGGCCAATGTCGACTGCATGATCCGTCCGTATCCGCGGTACTACGAGCTGTACCTGCGGAGGGGCTTCGGCACCGACAAGGCGGACCGGGCCCTGCCCCGCTACTCGTCTCGCGATATCCGGGACCTGCAGGTCTGGTCCAACCTCACGTGGATGCATCCGCTCTTGTTCGAGGAAGACGCTGAGCTGGCGGCTTTCCGCGACAAGGGTCAGGGCTGGTCCGAGGAAGAGAAGCAGTGGCTGCTCGATTATCAGCGGGACGTGCTGGCACGTGTCATTCCGCTGCACCGGGAATTATCCGAAGGGGGACAGGTCGAGCTGACGACCACGCCGTTCTATCACCCGATCCTCCCGCTGCTGTGGAACAAGCGAAGCGCCCGCGAGGCGATGACCGGCTGTGACCTGCCGCGGTATCTCGATTCGTACGCCGACGACGCGAAGATCCACCTCGAGCGGGCGATCGAGTATCACACGGAACTGTTCGGCGCGCCCCCGCGAGGTATGTGGCCGTCGGAAGGGTCCGTCTCGCATGACATCATCTCGGCGATGACCGACGTCGGCATCGAATGGATCGCCACCGACGAGGAAATCCTCTCGCATTCGACCGACGGTTTTGTCGCCCGGGACGGCCAGGGGCACCTCTCGCACCCCGAGATGCTGTACCGCCCGTGGCACGTCGAAGACGGAGGCAAATCGCTGCAGATGGTCTTCCGGGACCACGGCCTGAGCGACCTGATCGGATTCCATTACCAGCGGAACGATCCGGTCTGGGCCGCCGAGGACATGCTCGGACGCGTCGCCTCGATCGGTCAGGCGGTCACCGGTCAGAGTTCCAACCGGCCGGCCCTGGTCCCCATCATTCTCGACGGAGAAAACTGCTGGGAATACTACCGCGACGGCGGCGTGCAGTTTCTGCGGCACCTGTACCGCAAGGCGGTCGAGCACAAGCAGATCAGCCCCGTCTGCATCGGGGACTATCTGACCGAGCATCCGAGCAGGGATCGGATCAGCCGGCTGTTTGCAGGAAGCTGGATCAACCACGATTTCTACATCTGGATCGGCCATCAGGAAGATCGTGACGCGTGGGATCTGCTGCACGAAACCCGCGAGTTCCTGCAGCAACTGGAGCGGGAATCCCCTCCTTCGAAGGAGATCCTGCAGCAGGCCTGGCGCGAGATCTTCATCGCCGAAGGGAGCGACTGGTTCTGGTGGTTCGGCGATGACCACTCGTCCGCTCAGGACTCGCTCTTCGACGAACTCTTCCGCAAGCACCTGAGAAACGTCTACACGCTCACTGGGCATCATCCGCCGGCCAGCCTGCAGCGGCCGATCATGCACGTGGAGAAGCGGGTTCGCCATACGATGCCGCGGGGTTTCTGCTCGGCGAAGGTGGACGGACGGGCCACCTACTTCGAGTGGATCGACGCGGGGCGGTACGAAGTGGGCAGCGAACGGGGCACGATGACGCAGGTGAGCGAGGGAATCGTGCGCGACCTGTGGTTCGGATTCGACGCCGAAACGTTCATGCTGCGACTCGATACGGAGCACGTGGCGGCGGACGAGCTTTCTAAGATCGACGAGTTGCGAGTCCGGTTCCTCGAACCGCCGGACGTCGAAGTCCGGGTGACCGGCTTCGCCAGCCGCGAACTGAAAGCGGTCACCTACCGCGACGGAAAGCCGGTCAAATCCTGCTGTCCCCAGGCCGCCGTCGATGCCGTCTTCGAGTGTGCCGTCACATTCCAGGAACTGGGGCTGCATGTCAGCGAGCCGGTCCACCTGTTCGTCGAGCTGTTCGCCGGCGGCCAGAGTACCGAACGGATTCCGGGCGAAGGGGCGATCGAATTCACGGTGCCGACGCCCGACTTCGAGATGTACATGTGGCAGGCGTGA
- a CDS encoding phytanoyl-CoA dioxygenase family protein: MENFRITSDGIGTFRRDGFLIVRGLLDETEGQRLSDIARADRELAESAYGRKDAGGVPVMLSVRNELSDDIYSAIARSRRVVETMAALLGDEVYHYHHKLILKEPRVGGAWEWHQDYGYWYNNGCLLPDMGSCLIAIDRATKENGCLQVLRGSHLIGRINHGTTGDQTGADPERVAVALDRFERVHVELEAGDAVFFHANLLHRSDQNRSDDPRWALICCYNTKRNDPYCESRHPRYSPLEIWPDERVLEFSPPAT, translated from the coding sequence ATGGAGAACTTTCGGATCACCAGCGACGGGATCGGCACGTTTCGCCGGGACGGCTTCCTGATCGTGCGTGGACTGCTGGACGAAACGGAGGGCCAGCGTCTCAGCGACATTGCCCGGGCCGACCGCGAACTGGCCGAATCGGCATACGGCCGCAAGGATGCCGGCGGCGTTCCCGTGATGCTCTCGGTGCGCAACGAGCTGTCAGACGACATCTACAGTGCGATTGCCCGCAGCCGTCGCGTGGTCGAGACGATGGCCGCTCTTTTGGGCGACGAGGTGTACCATTACCACCACAAGCTGATCCTCAAGGAGCCCCGCGTCGGGGGCGCCTGGGAATGGCATCAGGATTACGGCTACTGGTACAACAACGGCTGCCTGCTTCCGGACATGGGCAGCTGCCTGATCGCCATCGACCGGGCCACAAAGGAGAACGGCTGCCTGCAGGTGCTTCGTGGCTCGCACCTGATCGGCCGGATCAACCACGGCACGACCGGTGACCAGACGGGCGCCGATCCGGAACGGGTTGCCGTCGCACTCGACCGCTTCGAACGTGTTCACGTCGAACTGGAGGCGGGCGATGCCGTCTTCTTCCACGCCAACCTGCTGCACCGCTCCGATCAGAACCGCAGCGACGATCCCCGGTGGGCTTTGATCTGCTGCTACAACACGAAGCGGAACGACCCGTACTGCGAATCGCGGCATCCCCGCTATTCGCCCCTGGAGATCTGGCCCGACGAACGCGTCCTCGAGTTCAGTCCTCCCGCGACGTAA